ATCAGTGGGAGGTATATATTTCTTTATAATTAAATTGATATATGTATTGTTTATGATATTGTATAAACGTATGgataaaatttgtaatattttaggAAAATGATGAACCTTTAGAGCCTGATGAACTACCAGAGCACCTTAGACCTAGTCCAAAAATCGACATATCACAGGTATAAAGTTTAAAATGTTTTGCAATTTTCTAGATATTTCATTTAGCATAAActaatactattttatatagCTTGACATGACGAATCCTGATGATGTATTGAAAATGACAAAGAGAGGTAAAGGTGTTATGATGTTTGTTGACACTAACGAAGACATTTCGCCTGAACAAGCCGATGTAATTATGAAAATTTGGCAAACTAGTCTACAAAATAATCACATTATTGCTGAAAGGTATCTTATCATTCTTTATGGTGTTTTAAAGGTTATTAGAAAATGAAAAGCATCATCTATATGAAATTGTTGATTGCATAGGTATCCAATTGATCCAAAAAGATCTGTATTTCTATTTCGTGAAGGCTCACAAGCTGTAGATGCGAAAAACTTTTTACTTCAACAACCTGAATTGTCTCATGTTAGCCTTGAAGGCCAGATTTATTATAGAGATCCAAAAAAACAGGTAATGGAATatgttaataaataaaacaaatgCTTGCCATTTTATATGTAACGAATTAATTATTTGTTACAGAATGCACATAAAAACCAAACTCAAAATAAAATGGATAAAAAAGAGACAAAAGTCGAATTGTAATTTTCTACAATGTATGATTTATAGTTTTTAAGAGTATAAGAAATttcatttgtatatttttataaatgtatATACATTCACATATAAGCAAATATGTATGAAACCATTTTTGATACGATTTTTTCTGTTTATATGAATGTGTAagataaattatttatattttttgtaaTTCTACTTATTAATTGTTATAGAAATAGGAATatgtacttgaattcaagtgattTCAGGCAACTTGATCATTGTGAATGTGTGATTTTCCTTGTCTTAAAGTATACATTGATGTGTACAGtcacacttgaattcaagtaacttgacttgtgtgaaTACAAATTTGATATCAAGCTACTTAAACACAAGTGGCTTGATTTCACGTAACttaactaatctgaacgagTCCTTCAAGTAACTTAATTTATGTAAACATAAACTTGATATCAAGCCACTTGATGAATGCAAGTCGTCAATTATTATATTATGaatttgttgtatttctaaAAATACAGGAGAAAATTGTTACATAACTTATGAAAGAATTCTTCAATACTGTTCCACGTCATATGCACTGTTAACACGAATCCTTGATAACAATTTTCCAAAACTGAGTTCTCAATTTTTTGCACTTTGAATTATGcatctgttatatgtatatcggAAACTGTCACCATTATCAAAATTATTTTACACTAAACATTAATCACTGTTTTTGTATGTACACGACCAGCTCGAACATCAGTGATGTCTTTACCACTTACTCAATGAGAAAGACTCTGTCATTATTGTGCGCTTTCCTTCGAATCACTATATTGACAATACATGGTACTATTATTGGAAATCACATTTGTATCTATAAGTCGAAAATTGTTCGTCctaattttttcattatcttaTATCTATATTTCTCGACGTATGCAATTACGTACATATTCACATTCAGCGAAGAGCATCAAATGAAATTatctataagtacagcagcaatCTAAGCGCAGAGAAAATTATGCAATATTAGTGTAATAAACTCAAGTTCTCGTAGAAAAAATGAATGTAAAACGATTACAAAACGAAACATACGAACCGTTCATTACTCTGCGAAGATAGTAGTAGGACTACCCAAGAAAGCTTGCAGCTTACATTGCAATTTACATGAGCAATTATTGTTTGTCAATAGTAGGGTGCAATTCATATTTCAAAGAAAGTTCTTATCCTACGATTGCAGTTTGTTTTCAAAACTTCATTTGTGGGAAGGCAGAAAGCAATGAAAGTGAGACCCTCATTTACGTTTGGCTCTTACGCACAGTAACTACTGCCTTTGAATAAAATTGTGGAATTTTATTTGTGTAACATTTTAGAGATTTTCGGTTGTGTAAATCATTGTATTTTACAAATGTTTCACAAAAGTGTATAGTGTttagttattatttttatagaatcAGTTTCTATATTACGATGAAATCTTATCAATTTCGGATCGCGAAATCAAGCAAGATCTTTATATTTTTAGGGTACTTGTCCCTATTTTTGTGTCTTCGGATTAATTCTAATAattcatataaataaaactcctctttataaatgattttaattcTAAAGCAGAGAAACAGGTAGGGGAACAGAAATAGGGACAAGTACCCTATTTGAAttagtaaaaattatttaaattagtaTGATTTATATGCTGtttaaattattatgtattttgtatgttGTACCACAACATTAATCTATTTCATAGATATTGCAAGAGTATTTTTCCACGCATGTTATAGGACCACGTTGAAATTAAAGACGTGTTTTTGTGGAGCGAACGTATTTTGTCAGTATCTGGAGGATGGCCTTTGCAACGCCTAGACACGAGAATCTTCCTGTTTCTACTCAGTACAATCATATTCATGACGACAATGTATTTGGATCTGATGAAATGCATGGGCGATTTCGAAATGATGGTGGAAAATATCCTGGAAATGGGAGTATTAACATCGACTTTTTTCGATATAATTTTGATTCGACGAAGTGAACAGTTAAAAATTATGATCCTTGAGATGAGGAAGGACATCACGAAGAAATTCTCTTTCAGAGATAGGGAAGAGGAACGCTTATATTTCAATTATAATAAATTGTCTTATCTTTTGGGAAAATGTATGATCGCGTTCCCATTTGGTAATAGTATCATAATGTACCTGCGTCCTCTTTTACACTTGCTTGCTCATCGCAAAGGTATTTAGGTTTACTCTATTGTACTGATTACCAAAAAAAGAAATTACATTTTTGTCAAATGAAGTATAGATTTTTTAAAGCTCTTATATTCGAAACTTCAACACGTTCGCTGCCTATCTGAAATAATATATCATACCAAAACTGCCAATCATGCAACATACCGTTAACTCAACACAGCTGTCTCACGCGATATCGCGTGAGCGGCAATTTACCACGGAAGCTTCGTCACGCGCCACCGCGTGATCGGCAGCGAACGTGTAAATACAATTTGTGGAAAAGATAGATATTCGTGATTTTGAGGCAACTGAATGAAACAGGGAtgaaagaatatttttaatggAATATTTCTAAACATATATGTTAGTAAATGTAAGAAAAGCATTCTTTTCCAAGAATGTGTAATTTGAATGTGAATCATTTGGTCTATTTTAACAGACAAGGAAAATGATACGTCTCTGTACACCCTGCCATTTCGAGGACACTTTGTCTTCGACTATACTAAGGACGTTCGACTTTACAGTTTTCTGTATTTCTGCCAGGTTTGCTTACTATACGTAGTACTGTATCATTTAGTGCAATTTACCATCATGACTGGTCTCGTGTTACACGTTTGCGGAAAACTGTCGATTCTGACATATCGTATTAGAAATATTCGAATGGAATCCAGTCAAAGATTCATCGACGACGTTAAAGAGGTGGTGACCATGCATTTCAACTTGTCCAAGTAATTTATCCTTTCATGCcaaatattatttatatcaattaaatattattatatcaAATGTTGTTTATACGTACAAATGTTATGTGATGAGCTTTACAGATTATCGCAAAATATAAACAACACGTTTCAATCGATCCTTCTATTAGAACTTTTGAGCCGCGGCGTTAGATTGGGCCTTGCATTGTATGTAGTCTTGATCGTAAGTACCTATAGGAAACAAtaccaaaaaattcaaaaattcgaaaacTTTTAAATTGGGTATTTAATTCTATGTGAATTAAAAGTAGTTCAGTATGAGGTACAGAGCGAGGGTGACTGAAACGATTATTGTAATTTCCAGAAAATACGGACAGATTCAGTGGCTACAATTAATTTTCTTATATACGGTTTTACTCAAATGATTTGGTTGTACATATACTGCTACATAGGTGAACAACTAATTTACGAGGTTCGTAAATACATGCCCTTATATATAATTAATGTGAAacttcaatatttcaatattcaatatttttctttttggaaATCCATCTTTGAAGCGGTCTTCACATGCTACGAAATGTGTATCCAATTTCGTCACTTAATTTTTAATCGTTTTGTACATACAACCTAAACGAGATAATATTCTTTAGTCCAATAGACTGGATGAAGCATTTTACAGTACAGCCTGGATCAAAATGAACAGTTGTAACAGAAAAACATTAATAATATGCATGATAAACGGACAGAAAACGATGTTTCTTAGTGCTGGGAATGTCTACGTTTTTTCACTCTTTGGTTTTGCTGGTGTGAGTACAGCGATTTATTTCATTAAATTGCTTATAGATAAATCGAATCAGTATTACAGTAGATTTTGAGGTAGTTAcacattctttttttaaatagatcATGAAAACTTCAATGTCGTGCCTCTCTGTGCTACAAGCCAACATGTAAGAACTGCCATTCGGTAATACGAGTAGAGAAAGTTAAACGAATTTGCAATTATTATGTAAATGACGTATTGTTATCTTATTCGTTGATATGTACTGTATAATAATTACTTCTCATTAACGATcagttttcttcttttctgtcTTGGAGCAAGGAATTCTGTAGAATAATCCATTAATCAACGAAAGTTGCTGTTAAAGTAATTGAAAAATCACTTGTACAATtaaaatgtacaattaataCAAATAATTTTCTTCAAAGAACACATATTCACTTGCTAAAGTCAAAGTAGAGTCAAGAACCTGGAACTCAGAGATGTCAACGACTTGCTCAACACAGTGACGATCTACGTAATCTTCCTCAAAGAAAAAATTTACCTCAGCGACTCGAGTAATCGTTACTAATTTTGTTACTTATACCGCACGTTTAGAAATTCGAGACGTAGATGTATTAACTACATTAAAGCCGTCCCGAGAGTTGCAAAAAACATGATTTAAGTTCTCCAAGAAAAATTACTCCCCGCGACTTCTTTTTTAATCATACTCGTGGCGCGCTGAGGGACTGCACATAGAACCCATTACGACAAATAATTGATAAACATGGCGGAGAATAAACGCCGAAGAAATAAAGTAACGCGCGTAATTGTAGCAAATCGAAGTTTTCATGTAGGAGGCTGACGTAAAATAATTACAATGAAGGGACACAAAAGTGAGCCTTGCTCTTTTCTTCGCATCGACGTCGACGATAGGGGCTAAACTTCGACCTTCATTTGCGCGACGACTTTCATATGAAATGATTGCATATCGATTGTGTCCTGGGGATTGAGTTTGAACGAAGCTGTCTTGGTATAATTTGCAGTTTATTCTCTAAAGTCGATTAGTCGAAAAGTGGACGCGATGGTAGCGAGACGAGTATTTCTTCACATTTGGTTGCTGCACGCAAAACGTTTCTATGCATCGAAGATCGGATtattgaagcttaaaataaaattgacaaCTTCTTACTTTCTTCAAAATATTACCTATAGACATTTTGCATGTTGCAACCAGATGATAGGTACTCTACCTTCTTCACAACGTTGGAAAAGTTTACTGTGCACATTGTATATTATAGGACAATATTGTGATAAGAGATACATTGCTATTCAACGAACGCATTTTTTCATTGATTGGACTGTGGCCTAttcagcatggaaatattcgatTCACGATATGGATGACATATCTTGGTCTGCACATAATTACGCAATATTGGGATTTGGGAGATTGGATGGGTCATATGGAAATGGTTGTTCTGAATATAATGGAGACAGCGTTGACAACAGCGATTTATATGGGCCTAATTTTGGTTCGATGCAGCAAACATTTTAAAGACATGGTAATCAACATGAGGAGAGAAGTCATCGAGAAACCATTTTACAAAAACGTCGAGGAGAAGCGTTTGTACTCTATATATAACAATGTGGCCTACTTGTTTAACAAATACGCTGCAGCAATGGCAATGTCGACAGTCTACATGATGTACTTTCGTCCTTTGATACCTTTGCTTCTCAGTATTCGAGGTAATCGGTTTGTTGTACTTAAaatttttcctttttgtttCTTACAGTGTAGGATGATTCATAAATTCATGTCCATAAAATAAGCAAAAAATGTTACATGATGTTTGTACACGCATTTATGAATCACTCTGTATAATTAGCAATTTAAGGCCTAACAAGGTACCTTTCTACAGGCAACGAGACAGCTGCCTATGAGCTTCCGTTTCGGAATCATATTATCGTAGACTACTCGAACAATGTAGGAATCTTCGTTTTTCTATATTTGTATCAGTTTCCTTTTACATATGTAGCAGTGTATCATGTAGGGCAAGTTTCTTTCGTTGGTAACTTTGTGCTGCACCTTTGCGGAAAGTTATCGATTCTGTCTTATCGTATTCGGAATATTCAAACTACATCGAGTCAGACTTTTAGAAACGGCGTTAAGCAGATAGTGGTCATGCACTTGGAACTAGTGAAGTAAGTATGCATTAGTTTGTTAGTCAGTAATTAGCTTTAAACTGGAGGGATTTTTACTATGCTAGTTTTGTACGGAGACTTCGACAGCAAGTGTCAGAAACTTCGAGGGGTGATTCTGTATAACAttctaaaataagatgaaaatcaagagTGACAAAAATACGTTTGAGGTTTGGTATCAGAGTTATTAGATATTGAGAAAACACCTAAGATtcgtgtgaaatatgtctgacttgggacttaatcTACTTGGttcgctgtgtctgatttgggacatgttttactgattttgctgtgtctgacttggggcatattccactgacttcgctgtgtttgATCTAGCTCTGGCTAGTGTACCttgctagtagaataagtcccaagtcagacacatttcacatatATTTCAGTTCAGATATTTTGTCAAGAATtattaactctgaaacgaagcctacAAATGCATTTttgattcttgattttcgttttatttattcatattcCACTTCTATAAGGATTTTCATAAACATCTGCAGTTTAATAATCATACCTACACCCCTGTGTGGAAAAAGGAGATAACACCTCCTTTGCTTTCTATCCCTGTAAGCAGGCAAATGTTTCAACACACTTGTACAGATATAGTTGCTACGATAAAAAAAGAACAATGCTTTTGGTTTCCAACTTTTTACTGTTGAATCTGATAACTAATTCTGCATGAATGGGGAATAATTTGCCTATCTGCACATAATTTGTAACATTAGTGCTTATGAATTATGCAAATATATGCGGCTTGATTTTTAAAAAGACTGATATACCTTGTAGATTGTCAGAGCGAATAAACGACAGCTATCACTTAATTCTTCTGATAGAACTCGCGAGTTGTTGCATTCGACTAGGTCTCGCTATGTACATTTTGTTACTTGTAAGTAGACGTATGCTTCCTTTCCTTCTGTCCCTAGCAAGCGTACGTAATTAAATGTTTATACTACTTCCAGACATTAGACACAGATACAGTGGCTGCATTTAATATGATTCTGTACTGCGTCGTGCAACTTGTCTGGTTATACCTTTACTGCTACTTGGGCGAACAATTGGTTTACGAGGTGTGTTTTGTGTCTTTCTTAAGAATTGCTACTATTAGCGATTAACAAGGTGATAATACTTAGTCCAACGAAGTGGGTGATGCATTTTATGATGTAAACTGGCCGACAGTAAAAAGCAATGACAGAAAAGCGTTATTAATTTGCATGATAAATGGACAAAAAACGATGTATATCGCTGCGGGAAGATTTTATGTTCTCTCGCTTTTTGGCTTTTCCAGTGTGAGTAATTCGATTTATTTTGATTACTTACCGCATAAATCATTTTACTTTAAGAATCTTTggagaatgaaaataaaaaacgtcgctagaaatttaatataataatatcttTTACCAGTAATATTATAGTTCTCGATAATTCTAATTTCTTTAAATAGATCGTGAAAACTTCAATGGCATGTCTCTCCATGTTGCGAGCAAACATATAAAAACGAAAATATGTATCGTGTAGGATAATAGTATGAAATATAAAATcgatttataatatattatacacatatattgtttattttatttaattttccgTAATGGATTGCAATATTATTTAATAGTGCATTTTATtggaattcaattttcaatacaaaaaCTGCTTACTATCTTTTTTATAGTAGACAATAATTAGTTATGCACAAGTTTCACTTTGGAAAGCACCATACTTTCTTTGTGTAAGTCAATGTAGCAAATTTAGCAAAGCTTTTAATTTGTTTTCGAATAGTAAAATATAAATCAtgggtataaaaagaatttatttaaatagtgtATACGTTTAATGTCACTAGCACTGGACTATCATCAAGACGATGGTGATGCGTTATTTCTATAAAACCACTAAAAAAAATAacacatattgtattttctttctGTTACATATATTATTATACTGTGATTTTATCTTTATCAGTTTTTACTTACATTCTTCGCTACTTCGGTTAGAGTGTTTGCCATTGCAGCACCAGTTTGTTGCACCATTTTGTAAAAATATCCCCTCTTCTGTAGTAAAACGAACGGATGATCGAATTCCtaatataacagcagtaacaaTATTTGTGACATATCAAGTGAAACTTCTGGATACGATAAAAGATTTCATTACAAAGAATAAAGGTCACAGATATTTTGGAGTACTTACTACTAGATGACCTTGGTCCATCACAAGTATTTTATCACTATCCATTATAGTATTTAATCTATGAGCTATAGTGAAGACAGTGCAATCCATGAACTTCTTCCTGACTGTCTTTTGTATCAAGGAATCAGTCTGTGGATCAACATTAGCTGTGGCTTCATCGAGGACCATGATTTTATTATTCCTAACGAGTGCTCGAACAAGGCATAATAATTGACGTTGACCGACACTGAAGTTCGACCCTTCTTCAGCCACTTTACTATTTAAGCCAGCAGCCATGTCAGAAACCATGTCTTTCAATTCAACTTCTTGCAAAGCTTCCCATAGAGCACTGTCGGAATATTCGTCGAATGGGTCCAAGTTTCGTCGAAGGCTGCCCCCAAACAGTATTGGCTCTTGAGGTATAATACTGATCTTCGAACGGAAATCGTGTAACGCGATTTTATCCGTAGCGACATCGTCTATAATAATATCTCCTTCTACGTATGCTAATCGGAAGAGTGCGCTAATCAGAGAAGTCTTGCCAGCACCAGTTCTCCCAACGACACCAATTTTCTCTTTGGGCATTACCACAAAGTCGATCCCCTTCAGAATATAAGCACCTTTGGGTCCATACTTTAATTTCACGTTTCTGAACTCTACGAGACCCTTGGAAGGCCACCCTTCAGGAGGCTTTTTTTCTGGATCACTGTCCAAGAAAGGCTCTTCTTCTAGATTGCTATATTCCAGAACTCTCTCCACCGAGGTGATCTGATTTTCCAATTCAGCTGTTTGTCTCATGCCCCACTGCAAGATTCCAACCACCCCTGTAATCTGAGTGATTACTAAACCGATGTCTCCGGCAACAGCGAGATCCTCGAATACCAGAAACGTAACTGTGATCAAGCCTATGTAAATAAGACAGAACGATTCGATATAGAGACCGAAGGCGCGTGAAATGGAGATGAATATGAACCATGTTGAAGTGTGGAGGTCTTGGTGATTATCGAAATCTGATGCTACTATTTTTTCTGCCTTAAAGGCTCTGATTGTCGTCAGACCTTGCAAAGTAGCTCCAACGTGGTCAAACACTGGCGAACGAGCTGGAAAATGTCGTTATTAGTTAAAGTAGTTGAGGCAATccgaaaaaaatcaattttgattgAAAAAAGAGTTACTAAATTGAAGACCACAGAGCAAAAATAAATCTTGACAAGTTCCAAGATGAGTGTACAGGGAAATTGACAAGTCCAACAAGTGAAACAGGAGAATCATTTGACAAGTAAAAGAGAAACtcagttatttaaataatgaagAACGTCCTGTTTCAAGCTTTAAAATTTAGGAAATCTGAGTTACCAAGTTCTTCTGTGGTCTTCAAatgtaatattataattaagaaTTACTTACTGACACCCTCCATACGCTTTACAGCACGACTAGTTGAAATGTAAACTACTCGCATATAATAAAAAAGGAGCATAATGACACATGTCGGTATTAACAACCACGCGCTCACAGTACCAATGATTATCACAGTTCCCATGAAGTTCAGGAACATTATTATAACATCGAACATGGTTAACGGCATCTTTTTGTCAATAATACCAATATCTTTGGAGAACCTTTAAACAAAATAGAGCcattaatataaattaaatgAATAGCCACCTCCGTCCAGCTCAACTCGAATCTCTACAGGGTGTATCAGAAAATGTGGGACACTTTTAGAAGGCAGATTCTAGATACGAAGACAAtaaaaaaagttcatgtgcacatattagctttttatagttataagCTATTTTATATCGCATACATCTAGTTTTTACATCTAGAACTTATTCTCCAAAAGCGTTCCACGTTTTTCTTACTTTGTATAGGTAGTGGGACATTTACTTTAGAATCTACCCTGCAAAAATGTCCTACATTTTTTGATACACCTTATATACAAATCTGTCTCTGTACCTGTTTAATATTCGACCAGCAGGATTGGTATTGTAAAAGTACATTACTGCGCGCACGATACTACGGAACATCTGGGCATGTAAGTTCTTCGAAGCCCTCATACAAACCGCGTAGTAGATGAACGTTTGGAATACATAGGCACAGACGACGCCCAAAGTCAAGCCACTATAAAGATAAATAATTCCATGACGAGACAGCGGACCATGCCATTGAAAATCCATCGTACCATTCTCGTTCCTAACCCACGACGCCACCTCGGTGTTCACCCAGAACGCGAGCAAATAATCAGTACCAGTCGCCATCGACTGGCTCGCGACAAACAAGATGAACATCATCACTAACAACGCAACGTTTTTGCTCGCTTTCCAGTAAGCAAGGAACACTTTAATAGAGATCTTCCCGAATGTCCTCGTTTCAGCCACTTCGACAGGCTCTTCAGTTGACGCAATTTCCTCGACTCTCCTGGAGTTCTCCACCGAATGCCTATTGTTCTTTCCATCTTCAGATTTCTTGCTCTGTCTGTTTTCATCGAGATCCTCGAAGATCTTCAAGAAGTCTAGATGCATGTGCTGAAGCTCTTCGAAGCTGCCCCTAGCTTGGATGCTCCCGTTGTTCATCACGATGATCTGATCAGCGGATTGTAAGTACTGGACCTGATGGGTGACTAGGATTCGAGTTTTTTCTTTGAGGAAGCCATATATGCATTCGTCGACGATGCGACTCCCGACGTGTGAGTCTACTGCTGATAGAGGATCGTCTAGCAGGTAAATATCAGCTTCTGCGTAGACGGCACGAGCCAGATTGATTCTAGCTCGTTGACCACCGCTCAGATTGATTCCCCTTTCGCCAACCATAGTCTTATCGTGATGAGGCATGGAATCTATGTCGCGTTGCAGTTGGCAGACTCGAAGCACCTCGTCGTAGCGAGCCTTGTTCATGGGCTGGCCGAAGAGGATGTTTTGCTTGATCGAGGAGGCGAAAATCCACGGTTTCTGATCAGCGAAACTGATCTTTCCATGGGTTTCCAAGACTCCGTCCTCCAGGGAAAGTTCGCGAAGCATTGCTTGTAATAAGCTGCTCTTTCCCGCGCCTATTTGGCCGATGATCGCTATGAAGCTACCGGTTTGTACTGTTAAGTTTATATTTCGTAGAGTGTAATCCCTGGATATGTCCCATTTGGCActgacattttttaaataaacaggCAGCGCTTCTGTCGCTACTCGCCTTTGAGTAGTTTTTGGTTCTGGAAGCTCGGGGTACATCATGAATTCCTCTAGGCGTTTGATAGAGACGGATGCTTCTGCCAGTGTGTGAATGCCTAGGTAAATAATGCAATATTGTAGTGACTCGAGAATATGTAAGAATATGTAAACGTATTTATTTTGATTTGAATTCAGCAACTCACTCAAAGCAAAGCCAATAGTCATAGAACTACGTAAAAGAGTAAAAAATGCTGTGGTCATGAACACTTTCTCGGCGTTGATTGTATTCCCAGTTAAAACGTATGTTAATACAGTGATAAAAATACCAACACGAGGAACATAAATGTCGAAAGTTAACCCAAACTGTTCGACTATcgagaattttttaattacgtCTACTTCTTTCCTAAAAAGAGGAATTGTTAGTAATTTGGATTGTCAGCGCCTGTATTACTAAATTGCTATGATGTATGATGAGTTTCTCTTACCGCCTTGCTTTTTCAACGAGAAGCGAATATGGGATCTCCCAAACATACATTTTGATTATTTCCACTCCAGCGATGATCTGATTCATCAATCTTAATCTATTATCTGTCTTCTGCGCCGAGACGAGAGTTAAACCTGATACCTTTCGTCCTAAGAATACTAAAGAATAACacagaaatataataaaaaagtgTTTTGTTCAACAATTTTGGGccgaaaaattgtggatcttTGAACTATTGTaactttgtaaaaaaaaaatcgTCATTTAAAAGggaaaagcctctactttcgCACTCATGCATTGAATTTTCTCGGAGACCCTTCTGGATTCAGCTGCGGGGGGAGAAAGGAGTGGTTGTTTTCCTTCCTCTAAAAATTTTCTAAACTCGAACGATCCGAAGGAGCATAACATTTTTTTTTCAAAGATCGACCATCTTTTGGTCCAAAACGATTATATATTGTTTTGTTTGAAACTTGTTAATTATTGTCTTTCTAATGC
The sequence above is a segment of the Calliopsis andreniformis isolate RMS-2024a chromosome 3, iyCalAndr_principal, whole genome shotgun sequence genome. Coding sequences within it:
- the LOC143177415 gene encoding putative multidrug resistance-associated protein lethal(2)03659 isoform X2 — translated: MDKTQREEVKNPRQKANTLSILTFWWILKLFLLGYKRDLEESDLYSPLREDKSSYLGQRIVKNWEIERKRCEKKKDGAKPSLFRVLYYCFGRTVIKTGLALFVLEFVIRLAQPFFLARLLRYFAGSRSGWDVDIYYYAAAFCLLPLLDAVIIHWSLQNLMHVGMKVRIACCTLIYRKILRLSSTVLENATSTGQMVNFLSNDVNRLDYFVFGIHYLWIGPLQMFVIAYLIYRELGFGAISGLSMFLLCIPLQLFLGRKVSGLTLVSAQKTDNRLRLMNQIIAGVEIIKMYVWEIPYSLLVEKARRKEVDVIKKFSIVEQFGLTFDIYVPRVGIFITVLTYVLTGNTINAEKVFMTTAFFTLLRSSMTIGFALSIHTLAEASVSIKRLEEFMMYPELPEPKTTQRRVATEALPVYLKNVSAKWDISRDYTLRNINLTVQTGSFIAIIGQIGAGKSSLLQAMLRELSLEDGVLETHGKISFADQKPWIFASSIKQNILFGQPMNKARYDEVLRVCQLQRDIDSMPHHDKTMVGERGINLSGGQRARINLARAVYAEADIYLLDDPLSAVDSHVGSRIVDECIYGFLKEKTRILVTHQVQYLQSADQIIVMNNGSIQARGSFEELQHMHLDFLKIFEDLDENRQSKKSEDGKNNRHSVENSRRVEEIASTEEPVEVAETRTFGKISIKVFLAYWKASKNVALLVMMFILFVASQSMATGTDYLLAFWVNTEVASWVRNENGTMDFQWHGPLSRHGIIYLYSGLTLGVVCAYVFQTFIYYAVCMRASKNLHAQMFRSIVRAVMYFYNTNPAGRILNRFSKDIGIIDKKMPLTMFDVIIMFLNFMGTVIIIGTVSAWLLIPTCVIMLLFYYMRVVYISTSRAVKRMEGVTRSPVFDHVGATLQGLITVTFLVFEDLAVAGDIGLVITQITGVVGILQWGMRQTAELENQITSVERVLEYSNLEEEPFLDSDPEKKPPEGWPSKGLVEFRNVKLKYGPKGAYILKGIDFVVMPKEKIGVVGRTGAGKTSLISALFRLAYVEGDIIIDDVATDKIALHDFRSKISIIPQEPILFGGSLRRNLDPFDEYSDSALWEALQEVELKDMVSDMAAGLNSKVAEEGSNFSVGQRQLLCLVRALVRNNKIMVLDEATANVDPQTDSLIQKTVRKKFMDCTVFTIAHRLNTIMDSDKILVMDQGHLVEFDHPFVLLQKRGYFYKMVQQTGAAMANTLTEVAKNWFYRNNASPSS
- the LOC143177415 gene encoding putative multidrug resistance-associated protein lethal(2)03659 isoform X1; protein product: MDKTQREEVKNPRQKANTLSILTFWWILKLFLLGYKRDLEESDLYSPLREDKSSYLGQRIVKNWEIERKRCEKKKDGAKPSLFRVLYYCFGRTVIKTGLALFVLEFVIRLAQPFFLARLLRYFAGSRSGWDVDIYYYAAAFCLLPLLDAVIIHWSLQNLMHVGMKVRIACCTLIYRKILRLSSTVLENATSTGQMVNFLSNDVNRLDYFVFGIHYLWIGPLQMFVIAYLIYRELGFGAISGLSMFLLCIPLQLFLGRKVSGLTLVSAQKTDNRLRLMNQIIAGVEIIKMYVWEIPYSLLVEKARRKEVDVIKKFSIVEQFGLTFDIYVPRVGIFITVLTYVLTGNTINAEKVFMTTAFFTLLRSSMTIGFALSIHTLAEASVSIKRLEEFMMYPELPEPKTTQRRVATEALPVYLKNVSAKWDISRDYTLRNINLTVQTGSFIAIIGQIGAGKSSLLQAMLRELSLEDGVLETHGKISFADQKPWIFASSIKQNILFGQPMNKARYDEVLRVCQLQRDIDSMPHHDKTMVGERGINLSGGQRARINLARAVYAEADIYLLDDPLSAVDSHVGSRIVDECIYGFLKEKTRILVTHQVQYLQSADQIIVMNNGSIQARGSFEELQHMHLDFLKIFEDLDENRQSKKSEDGKNNRHSVENSRRVEEIASTEEPVEVAETRTFGKISIKVFLAYWKASKNVALLVMMFILFVASQSMATGTDYLLAFWVNTEVASWVRNENGTMDFQWHGPLSRHGIIYLYSGLTLGVVCAYVFQTFIYYAVCMRASKNLHAQMFRSIVRAVMYFYNTNPAGRILNRFSKDIGIIDKKMPLTMFDVIIMFLNFMGTVIIIGTVSAWLLIPTCVIMLLFYYMRVVYISTSRAVKRMEGVTRSPVFDHVGATLQGLTTIRAFKAEKIVASDFDNHQDLHTSTWFIFISISRAFGLYIESFCLIYIGLITVTFLVFEDLAVAGDIGLVITQITGVVGILQWGMRQTAELENQITSVERVLEYSNLEEEPFLDSDPEKKPPEGWPSKGLVEFRNVKLKYGPKGAYILKGIDFVVMPKEKIGVVGRTGAGKTSLISALFRLAYVEGDIIIDDVATDKIALHDFRSKISIIPQEPILFGGSLRRNLDPFDEYSDSALWEALQEVELKDMVSDMAAGLNSKVAEEGSNFSVGQRQLLCLVRALVRNNKIMVLDEATANVDPQTDSLIQKTVRKKFMDCTVFTIAHRLNTIMDSDKILVMDQGHLVEFDHPFVLLQKRGYFYKMVQQTGAAMANTLTEVAKNWFYRNNASPSS